From Streptomyces sp. NBC_00690, a single genomic window includes:
- a CDS encoding DEDDh family exonuclease — translation MLDDSATAATTWPTAYPEGYAVVDVETTGLARDDRIVSAAVYRLDTRGDVQDHWYTLVNPERDPGPVWIHGLTSDVLEGAPLFGDIVDAFSERLDGRVLVAHNALFDWSMIAREYARAGRTAPVRQRLCTIALAKELRLPLSNHKLESLAAHFGVVQQRAHHALDDARVLAEAFRPSLRAAAKDGLRLPLLECRPLTEWVDTSTSTPRVGQQPSYGRSASYGRYGAGSWRPARKRPACPYPNPGRYEVGSTLQQGMRVAFSGDTSVDRELLEDRAIEAGLHIATSVSRLTSLLVTNDPDAATSKSLKAKQYGTPIVDEAAFTQLLRDVSPADG, via the coding sequence ATGCTCGACGACAGCGCGACAGCAGCAACGACATGGCCGACCGCATATCCCGAGGGGTATGCGGTCGTCGATGTGGAGACCACCGGACTCGCTCGGGACGACCGGATAGTCTCTGCTGCCGTCTACCGCCTCGACACCCGGGGTGACGTCCAGGACCACTGGTACACGCTGGTGAACCCGGAGCGCGATCCGGGGCCGGTGTGGATCCACGGCCTCACCAGTGACGTACTCGAAGGCGCCCCCCTCTTCGGGGACATCGTCGACGCTTTCTCCGAGCGGCTGGACGGGCGGGTGCTCGTCGCCCACAACGCCCTCTTCGACTGGTCGATGATCGCCCGGGAGTACGCACGGGCCGGCCGCACCGCACCGGTCAGACAGCGCCTGTGCACAATCGCGCTCGCCAAGGAACTGCGGCTGCCGCTGAGCAACCACAAGCTCGAATCCCTCGCCGCGCACTTCGGCGTGGTCCAGCAGCGCGCGCACCACGCGCTGGACGACGCACGGGTGTTGGCCGAGGCATTCCGGCCCAGTCTGCGGGCGGCGGCCAAGGACGGTCTGCGGCTCCCGCTCCTGGAGTGCCGCCCCCTGACCGAGTGGGTCGACACCTCGACCTCGACGCCCCGCGTCGGCCAGCAGCCCTCGTACGGCCGATCGGCGTCGTACGGGAGGTACGGTGCCGGCAGCTGGCGCCCCGCGCGCAAGCGGCCGGCCTGTCCCTACCCCAACCCCGGACGCTACGAGGTGGGCTCCACCCTGCAGCAGGGGATGCGGGTGGCCTTCTCGGGAGACACCTCCGTCGACCGGGAGCTGTTGGAGGACCGGGCGATCGAGGCCGGGCTGCACATCGCCACCAGCGTGTCACGACTGACGAGCCTGCTGGTGACCAACGATCCGGACGCCGCCACGTCGAAGTCGCTGAAGGCCAAGCAGTACGGCACACCGATCGTCGACGAGGCCGCCTTCACCCAGCTACTCAGGGACGTGAGCCCGGCAGACGGGTGA
- a CDS encoding ABC-F family ATP-binding cassette domain-containing protein — MITASGIELRAGARILIESASFRIARGDRIGLVGRNGAGKTTLTKCLAGEGVPAGGTIIRSGEVGYLPQDPRTGDLDILARDRILSARNLDTVLKKMRENEDRMANGQGATREKAMKKYERLETEFLTKGGYAAEAEAATIAAALGLPDRVLGQPLHTLSGGQRRRVELARILFSDADTLLLDEPTNHLDADSIVWLRDYLKTYRGGFIVISHDVDLVETVVNKVFYLDANRSQIDIYNMGWKLYQQQREADEKRRKRERQNAEKKAAALNSQADKMRAKATKTVAAQNMARRAERLLAGLEGVRAADKVAKLRFPEPAPCGKTPLTAEGLSKSYGSLEIFTDVDLAIDKGSRVVILGLNGAGKTTLLRLLAGVEKADTGKVTPGHGLKLGYYAQEHETLDPERTVLENMRSSAPDLDLVEVRKTLGSFLFSGDDVDKPAGVLSGGEKTRLALATLVVSSANVLLLDEPTNNLDPASRAEILGALRTYKGAVILVTHDEGAVHALEPERIILLPDGVEDLWGADYADLVALA; from the coding sequence GTGATCACCGCTTCCGGCATCGAGTTGCGCGCCGGTGCGCGCATCCTCATCGAGTCCGCTTCCTTCCGCATCGCCAGGGGCGACCGGATCGGCCTGGTCGGCCGCAACGGAGCGGGCAAAACCACCCTCACCAAGTGCCTAGCGGGCGAGGGCGTCCCCGCCGGGGGCACGATCATCCGCTCCGGTGAGGTCGGCTACCTCCCGCAGGACCCGCGCACCGGTGACCTCGACATCCTGGCCCGCGACCGCATCCTGTCCGCCCGCAACCTCGACACCGTGCTCAAGAAGATGCGGGAGAACGAGGACCGGATGGCGAACGGCCAGGGCGCCACCCGCGAGAAGGCGATGAAGAAGTACGAGCGCCTGGAGACGGAGTTCCTCACCAAGGGCGGGTACGCCGCCGAGGCCGAGGCCGCCACCATCGCCGCCGCGCTCGGCCTGCCGGACCGGGTACTCGGTCAGCCCCTGCACACGCTCTCCGGTGGTCAGCGCCGACGGGTCGAGTTGGCCCGCATCCTGTTCTCGGACGCCGACACCCTGCTGCTCGACGAGCCCACCAACCACCTCGACGCGGACTCCATCGTCTGGCTGCGCGACTACCTCAAGACCTACCGCGGCGGCTTCATCGTGATCTCCCACGATGTCGATCTCGTCGAGACGGTGGTGAACAAGGTCTTCTACCTCGACGCCAACCGGTCCCAGATCGACATCTACAACATGGGCTGGAAGCTCTACCAGCAGCAGCGCGAGGCCGATGAGAAGCGTCGCAAGCGGGAGCGCCAGAACGCCGAGAAGAAGGCGGCGGCCCTGAACTCGCAGGCCGACAAGATGCGGGCCAAGGCCACCAAGACCGTCGCCGCGCAGAACATGGCCAGGCGTGCGGAGCGCCTGCTCGCGGGTCTGGAAGGCGTCCGTGCGGCCGACAAGGTCGCCAAGCTGCGCTTCCCCGAGCCCGCGCCCTGCGGCAAGACGCCCCTGACCGCGGAGGGGCTGTCCAAGTCGTACGGGTCGCTCGAAATCTTCACCGACGTGGACCTCGCCATCGACAAGGGTTCGCGCGTTGTCATTCTCGGACTGAACGGCGCCGGCAAGACGACCTTGCTGCGACTGCTCGCCGGTGTGGAGAAGGCGGACACCGGCAAGGTCACTCCGGGTCACGGACTGAAGCTCGGCTACTACGCGCAGGAGCACGAGACCCTGGACCCGGAGCGCACGGTCCTGGAGAACATGCGGTCCTCCGCGCCCGACCTGGATCTGGTGGAGGTCCGCAAGACACTGGGCTCGTTCCTGTTCTCCGGCGATGACGTGGACAAGCCGGCCGGGGTGCTCTCGGGCGGGGAGAAGACCCGATTGGCCCTGGCCACCCTGGTCGTCTCGTCCGCCAATGTGCTCCTTCTCGACGAGCCGACCAACAACCTCGACCCGGCCAGCCGGGCGGAGATCCTGGGTGCGCTGCGCACGTACAAGGGCGCGGTCATCCTGGTCACCCATGACGAGGGAGCCGTTCACGCGCTGGAGCCGGAGCGGATCATCCTGTTGCCCGACGGTGTCGAGGATCTGTGGGGCGCGGACTACGCGGACCTGGTTGCCCTCGCCTGA
- a CDS encoding glycoside hydrolase family 15 protein: MTLRIEDYALIGDLQTAALVGTDGSIDWLCLPRFDSAACFAAILGSKDNGHWRLAPKGADLCSSRRYLDDSLVLETVWSTRTGSVKVIDFMPQRDEAPDVTRIVEGISGSVEMEGVLRLRFDYGSVVPWMRRADGHRVAIAGPDSVWLRSEPQVKTWGQQFSTVSSFTVAAGEKVAFVLTWHPSHRQRPECVDPYEALETSLRDWREWAARCRTAPGSPYREPVVRSLITLKALTYGPTGGIVAAPTTSLPEELGGVRNWDYRFCWLRDSTLTLDALLDAGYQEEASAWRDWLLRAVAGDPADLQIMYGLAGERRLPETVLPWLRGYAGSAPVRTGNAAVEQLQLDVYGEVMDSLFLAKEAGLPAQQHAWYLQLSLLGFLESKWREPDEGLWEVRGPRRHFVHSKVMAWVAADRAVRTLESDTSLRGDAGRWRAMRDEVHREVCEKGFDPKRNTFTQYYGSEELDAATLLIPRVGFLPPDDPRVIGTVDAVRNGLGTPGGLVRRYSTEGAAVDGLPGQEGAFLACSFWLADALRMTGRVKEGRELFERLLTLRNDVGLLAEEYDPVAGRQLGNFPQAFSHIALVTTALALGREEEAG; the protein is encoded by the coding sequence GTGACCCTACGCATCGAGGACTACGCCCTCATCGGCGATCTCCAGACCGCGGCACTGGTCGGCACGGACGGTTCCATCGACTGGCTGTGCCTCCCGCGGTTCGACTCGGCGGCCTGCTTCGCCGCGATCCTCGGCAGCAAGGACAACGGCCACTGGCGGCTCGCGCCCAAGGGCGCGGACCTGTGCAGCAGCCGCCGCTACCTGGACGACTCGCTGGTGCTGGAGACGGTGTGGTCGACCCGGACGGGCAGCGTCAAGGTCATCGACTTCATGCCGCAGCGCGACGAGGCCCCCGACGTGACGCGGATCGTGGAGGGCATCAGCGGCTCGGTCGAGATGGAGGGGGTCCTGCGGCTCCGCTTCGACTACGGCTCGGTCGTGCCCTGGATGCGCCGTGCGGACGGCCACCGGGTGGCGATCGCCGGCCCCGACTCGGTGTGGCTGCGCAGCGAGCCCCAGGTCAAGACCTGGGGCCAGCAGTTCAGCACCGTGTCGTCGTTCACGGTCGCGGCCGGCGAGAAGGTGGCGTTCGTCCTCACCTGGCACCCCTCCCACCGTCAGCGGCCGGAGTGCGTGGACCCGTACGAGGCCCTGGAGACCAGCCTGCGGGACTGGCGGGAGTGGGCCGCGCGCTGTCGGACCGCTCCCGGCAGTCCCTACCGGGAGCCGGTCGTCCGCTCCCTGATCACCCTGAAGGCACTGACCTACGGACCCACGGGCGGGATCGTCGCGGCCCCCACCACCTCGCTCCCCGAGGAACTGGGCGGCGTACGGAACTGGGACTACCGCTTCTGCTGGCTACGGGACTCCACCCTCACCCTGGACGCCCTGCTGGACGCGGGCTACCAGGAGGAGGCATCGGCCTGGCGCGACTGGCTCCTGCGGGCGGTCGCCGGCGATCCGGCCGACCTCCAGATCATGTACGGACTGGCCGGGGAACGACGGCTGCCCGAGACCGTCCTGCCCTGGCTGCGCGGATACGCCGGCTCCGCTCCCGTACGCACCGGGAACGCCGCCGTGGAACAGCTCCAACTCGATGTGTACGGCGAGGTCATGGACTCCCTGTTCCTGGCCAAGGAAGCGGGGCTCCCCGCCCAGCAGCACGCCTGGTACCTCCAGCTGAGCCTGCTCGGATTCCTGGAGTCGAAGTGGCGGGAACCCGACGAAGGGCTCTGGGAGGTGCGTGGACCGCGCCGCCACTTCGTCCACTCCAAGGTGATGGCCTGGGTGGCGGCGGACCGTGCGGTGCGCACCCTGGAGTCGGACACCTCGCTGCGGGGCGACGCCGGCCGCTGGCGCGCCATGCGCGACGAGGTGCATCGGGAGGTCTGCGAGAAGGGCTTCGACCCGAAGCGGAACACTTTCACCCAGTACTACGGCTCGGAGGAGCTCGACGCGGCGACCCTGCTGATCCCCCGGGTCGGCTTCCTCCCACCGGACGACCCGCGGGTGATCGGCACCGTGGACGCGGTCCGGAACGGGCTCGGCACCCCGGGCGGTCTGGTGCGCCGGTACAGCACCGAGGGCGCGGCGGTGGACGGACTGCCCGGCCAGGAAGGGGCCTTCCTGGCCTGCTCGTTCTGGCTCGCGGACGCACTGCGGATGACCGGCCGGGTGAAGGAGGGCAGGGAACTGTTCGAGCGGTTGTTGACCCTGCGCAATGACGTCGGGCTGCTGGCGGAGGAGTACGACCCGGTGGCAGGGCGTCAGCTCGGGAACTTCCCCCAGGCGTTCAGCCATATCGCGCTCGTGACCACGGCTCTCGCGCTGGGTCGCGAGGAAGAGGCAGGATAG
- a CDS encoding DUF6286 domain-containing protein gives MTEPAPSGETEAPENQAPAPPGAGVKAGRFWSARRVPAALLALVVLGGAGLLLYDVAAVRADRPAMQWRRTTADHLARWRVDDTWVLVVAALVVLLGLLLLVLALTPGLRALLPMRREHPNVRAGLDRRAAALVLRDRAMEVPGVQSVRVRLRRKKAAVQARSHFRELDDVHTDLDTALGAAVSELGLAKPPALSVQVARPSAKKG, from the coding sequence ATGACCGAGCCCGCCCCGTCCGGGGAGACCGAGGCACCTGAAAACCAGGCACCAGCGCCGCCGGGCGCGGGAGTCAAGGCGGGCCGGTTCTGGTCGGCCCGCAGGGTGCCGGCCGCACTCCTCGCCCTGGTGGTGCTCGGCGGCGCGGGGCTCCTGCTCTACGACGTCGCCGCCGTACGCGCGGACCGACCGGCCATGCAGTGGCGCCGCACCACCGCCGACCATCTTGCGCGCTGGCGCGTGGACGACACCTGGGTGCTCGTCGTGGCCGCCCTCGTGGTCCTGCTCGGCCTGCTCCTGTTGGTGCTCGCCCTCACCCCCGGCCTGCGCGCCCTGCTGCCGATGCGTCGCGAGCATCCGAACGTCCGCGCGGGGCTCGATCGCCGCGCCGCCGCACTCGTGCTGAGGGACCGGGCGATGGAGGTGCCCGGGGTCCAGTCCGTGCGGGTGCGGTTGCGCCGCAAGAAGGCGGCCGTGCAGGCCCGTTCCCACTTCAGGGAACTCGACGACGTGCACACGGACCTGGACACCGCCCTCGGCGCCGCCGTCAGCGAACTGGGTCTGGCCAAGCCACCGGCGTTGAGCGTGCAGGTCGCACGCCCCTCGGCGAAGAAGGGATGA
- a CDS encoding Asp23/Gls24 family envelope stress response protein produces MSESAPRNRTDAGHEPSGASDDLRKTPSGKRGDPASRGRTTIADGVVEKIAGLAARDVLGVHAMGSGLSRTFGAVRDRVPGGSKSNATRGVKAEVGEVQTALDLEIVVDYGVSIADVARAVRENVVSAVERMTGLEVVEVNIAVSDVKLPDEEDDEPEPRIQ; encoded by the coding sequence ATGAGCGAGTCAGCCCCGAGGAACCGGACCGATGCGGGCCATGAGCCCTCCGGTGCGAGCGATGACCTGAGGAAGACACCGTCCGGCAAGCGCGGTGATCCGGCCTCCCGCGGTCGAACCACCATCGCCGACGGCGTGGTGGAGAAGATCGCCGGACTTGCCGCCCGCGATGTGCTGGGTGTGCACGCCATGGGCAGCGGACTGTCCCGCACCTTCGGGGCAGTACGCGACCGAGTACCGGGCGGCAGCAAGTCCAATGCCACCCGAGGAGTGAAGGCCGAGGTCGGCGAGGTCCAGACCGCCCTCGACCTGGAGATCGTCGTCGACTACGGCGTCTCCATCGCCGACGTCGCCCGCGCGGTGCGGGAGAACGTCGTCTCCGCGGTGGAACGGATGACCGGACTTGAGGTCGTCGAGGTCAACATCGCGGTCAGCGATGTGAAGCTTCCCGACGAGGAGGACGACGAGCCGGAGCCCCGTATCCAGTAG
- a CDS encoding VOC family protein, translating into MAPKPTATPTPSICPSILYQDAKGAIRQLTEAFGFIEHAVYEDGEGRVVHAELSHGNGMVMLGSRGTGGKFDELMAVGGPTGVFVHVDDVDAHYAQAVEHRADVMSSPTDREYGARDYLVRDREGNVWSFGSYRPGVTEPAAD; encoded by the coding sequence GTGGCACCGAAGCCGACAGCAACACCGACACCGAGCATTTGTCCGAGCATTCTCTACCAGGATGCGAAGGGCGCCATCAGACAGCTGACGGAGGCGTTCGGCTTCATCGAGCACGCGGTGTACGAGGACGGCGAGGGTCGTGTCGTGCACGCCGAGCTCAGCCACGGCAACGGCATGGTGATGCTGGGCAGTCGAGGCACGGGCGGGAAGTTCGACGAACTGATGGCCGTGGGCGGCCCGACGGGCGTCTTCGTCCATGTGGACGACGTCGATGCCCACTATGCGCAGGCGGTGGAGCACCGCGCCGATGTGATGTCGTCCCCCACCGACCGGGAGTACGGGGCACGGGACTATCTGGTGCGGGACAGGGAGGGAAATGTGTGGAGCTTCGGGTCCTACCGACCGGGGGTGACGGAGCCGGCGGCTGACTAG
- a CDS encoding helix-turn-helix domain-containing protein yields the protein MAETLKKGSRVTGAARDKLAADLKKKYDSGASIRALAEETGRSYGFVHRMLSESGVTLRGRGGATRGKKATSA from the coding sequence GTGGCCGAGACTCTGAAGAAGGGCAGCCGGGTAACCGGCGCCGCGCGCGACAAGCTCGCGGCAGACCTGAAGAAGAAGTACGACTCCGGTGCGAGTATCCGGGCGCTGGCCGAAGAGACCGGCCGGTCCTATGGGTTCGTTCACCGGATGCTCAGCGAGTCCGGAGTGACGCTGCGGGGACGTGGCGGAGCGACGCGAGGCAAGAAGGCCACATCGGCCTGA
- the amaP gene encoding alkaline shock response membrane anchor protein AmaP, protein MLRTVNRVLLGLAGLVLVCVGGGVLAAGAGLDVPSWWPWKGQSDVLLSTADRQRWRDESWWWPVVIAVLAVLVLLALWLLCAQLRRSRLTEVLVDSGDGDGARVRGRALEDAVEAEAQSLDGVSRARIRLTGRRGEPTARVRLLLEPYASPAATLHRLTSQAVAHARDSAGLTSLPTEARLAAAKHEASKVT, encoded by the coding sequence ATGCTACGGACCGTCAATCGGGTGCTGCTCGGCCTCGCCGGGTTGGTGCTGGTCTGTGTGGGCGGTGGGGTGCTCGCGGCGGGAGCCGGGCTCGATGTGCCGTCCTGGTGGCCCTGGAAGGGGCAGAGCGACGTACTGCTGAGCACGGCGGACCGTCAACGCTGGCGGGACGAGAGCTGGTGGTGGCCGGTGGTCATCGCCGTACTGGCCGTACTGGTCCTGCTCGCCCTGTGGCTGCTCTGCGCCCAACTGCGCCGCTCCCGGCTGACGGAGGTGCTCGTCGACAGCGGCGACGGAGACGGCGCCCGGGTGCGCGGCCGGGCGTTGGAGGATGCCGTCGAAGCGGAGGCCCAGTCGCTCGACGGGGTGTCCCGGGCCCGGATCAGACTGACGGGTCGTCGGGGTGAGCCGACCGCCCGGGTCCGACTGCTGCTTGAGCCCTACGCCTCGCCCGCGGCGACGCTCCATCGCCTCACGTCGCAGGCGGTCGCCCACGCCAGGGACTCGGCGGGGCTGACCTCCCTGCCGACCGAAGCCCGTCTCGCCGCCGCGAAGCACGAGGCGAGCAAGGTCACCTAG
- a CDS encoding enoyl-CoA hydratase/isomerase family protein yields MTSLDSARDFVLDKDGVRLTVEDAVATVTLTNPGKLNAQTPALWRALTQAGRSLPGSVRIVVLRGEGKSFSAGLDRQAFTPEGFDGEPSFFDLARRSDAELDAAIAEYQEAFTWWRRSDIVTIAAVQGHAIGAGFQLALACDLRVVARDVQFAMRETSLGLVPDLTGTHPLVSLVGYARALEICATGRFVHAEEAERTGLANLVVPRDELDDAVNDLTSALLAAPRDAVIETKALLRGASARSYEEQRGAERAAQARRLRDLAGIGD; encoded by the coding sequence ATGACTTCGCTCGACTCTGCTCGTGACTTCGTGCTGGACAAGGACGGCGTACGACTCACCGTCGAGGACGCGGTCGCCACTGTGACCCTGACCAACCCGGGCAAGCTCAACGCCCAAACTCCCGCTCTGTGGCGGGCGTTGACGCAAGCGGGTCGGTCGCTACCGGGTTCGGTGCGGATCGTGGTGCTCCGCGGTGAGGGCAAGTCATTCTCCGCTGGGCTCGACCGGCAGGCATTCACGCCGGAGGGCTTCGACGGCGAGCCGTCGTTCTTCGATCTTGCGCGCAGGTCCGATGCGGAGCTTGACGCTGCCATCGCCGAGTACCAGGAGGCTTTCACCTGGTGGCGACGGAGCGACATCGTCACGATCGCTGCTGTCCAGGGACATGCGATCGGTGCGGGCTTCCAGCTCGCTCTGGCCTGTGATCTGCGGGTTGTGGCGCGCGATGTCCAGTTCGCCATGCGCGAGACCAGCTTGGGGCTCGTCCCCGATCTCACGGGGACCCATCCCTTGGTGTCGCTCGTGGGATACGCACGTGCACTGGAGATCTGTGCCACCGGTCGCTTCGTGCATGCCGAAGAAGCCGAGCGCACGGGTCTGGCGAATCTGGTCGTGCCGCGGGATGAGCTCGACGACGCGGTGAACGATCTGACGTCCGCACTGCTCGCCGCCCCGAGGGACGCGGTCATCGAGACCAAAGCTCTGCTCCGGGGTGCGTCAGCGCGTTCCTACGAGGAGCAGCGGGGCGCGGAGCGCGCGGCACAGGCACGGCGGCTGCGCGATCTCGCGGGCATCGGGGACTGA
- a CDS encoding SURF1 family cytochrome oxidase biogenesis protein, with protein sequence MYRFLLSRQWVILTLIGLVLIPTMIELGFWQFHRHERRVVQNELIAKNLAAEPVPVTELTSEGHTVPRSDFWRRATATGTFATDKEVVVRLRTNSDDRVGFHVLTPLVMADGRAVLVNRGWVPNDRGDQHAFPDVPPAPRGTVTVTGRLKADETSRGSGIKERSQLPPRQVMLINSSQQSKALGMPVIGGYLELTDPRPPGDLPERIGQPDHDSIGAHMAYAIQWWLFTTGVPIGWVVLVRREVRDRRAATDRVDTPGTPATPVSA encoded by the coding sequence GTGTACCGCTTCCTGTTGTCCCGGCAGTGGGTGATCCTCACCCTCATCGGCCTCGTTCTCATCCCCACGATGATCGAGCTGGGCTTCTGGCAATTCCACCGCCATGAGCGCCGGGTCGTGCAGAACGAGCTGATCGCGAAGAACCTGGCGGCGGAACCGGTTCCCGTGACCGAGCTCACCTCCGAGGGCCACACCGTGCCCCGCTCCGACTTCTGGCGGCGCGCGACGGCCACCGGCACCTTCGCCACGGACAAGGAGGTCGTCGTCCGGTTGCGCACCAACTCCGACGACCGGGTCGGCTTCCACGTACTGACCCCGCTGGTGATGGCCGACGGACGCGCGGTGCTCGTCAACCGCGGCTGGGTCCCCAACGACCGGGGCGACCAGCACGCCTTCCCCGACGTGCCGCCCGCGCCCCGGGGCACGGTGACGGTCACCGGCCGGTTGAAGGCCGACGAGACCTCACGGGGCAGCGGTATCAAGGAGCGCTCCCAGCTACCGCCCCGCCAGGTGATGCTGATCAACAGCTCGCAACAGTCGAAGGCACTCGGGATGCCCGTCATCGGCGGCTATCTGGAGCTGACCGACCCCAGGCCCCCCGGCGACCTGCCCGAGCGAATCGGCCAGCCCGACCACGACTCGATCGGGGCGCACATGGCGTACGCGATCCAATGGTGGCTGTTCACGACCGGGGTGCCCATCGGCTGGGTGGTCCTCGTACGCCGTGAAGTGCGCGACCGACGGGCCGCAACGGACCGGGTGGACACCCCCGGCACACCCGCCACACCCGTCAGCGCCTGA
- a CDS encoding alpha/beta hydrolase, protein MRPVTATAAAVTTLIGIGAAAIAAGRYAGDAALRTTTGRPLPGDPRLTVHATAAGQITLTRSLASRRPGTYGLEGPDVHAVVGPALDGVQHPADTVVRRLESIDHGTLEPGTKVRLTPQLHTGDPTSALGIEHLDVSVPGELGPLPAWYVPGPRETWVIAVHGLGATREHPLNLLPFLHGLRMPVLGLGYRGDPDAPRSPDGTGHLGYTEWRDLDAALRFAVRNGANQVVLLGWSTGATMALHAAANSALRGRINGLVLDSPVLDRGATLRALAATHHLPAPLLPLAVKAAQSKAGLLGDQPFPAGDTQLPEVPTLIIHGPDDTVAPWRSSRDLAARRPELIQLHTVRNAPHAAMWNADPARYEEALRRFLTPLM, encoded by the coding sequence GTGCGCCCCGTTACTGCGACGGCAGCGGCCGTCACCACGCTCATCGGCATCGGTGCGGCTGCCATCGCGGCCGGACGGTACGCCGGCGACGCCGCCCTCAGGACCACCACCGGCCGACCGCTCCCCGGCGATCCCCGGCTCACCGTGCACGCCACGGCAGCCGGTCAGATCACCCTCACCCGCAGCCTCGCCTCCCGGCGGCCCGGCACCTACGGGCTTGAGGGCCCGGACGTCCACGCCGTGGTCGGCCCGGCGCTGGACGGCGTGCAGCATCCCGCCGACACCGTGGTGCGCCGGCTGGAGAGCATCGACCACGGCACCCTGGAACCCGGGACCAAGGTCCGACTCACCCCACAGCTGCACACCGGCGACCCGACGAGCGCCCTCGGCATCGAGCACCTGGACGTCAGCGTTCCCGGCGAGCTCGGCCCACTGCCCGCCTGGTACGTCCCCGGTCCGCGCGAGACCTGGGTGATCGCCGTCCACGGTCTCGGAGCCACCCGCGAACACCCCTTGAACCTGCTGCCGTTCCTCCATGGGCTGCGGATGCCGGTCCTCGGCCTCGGCTATCGCGGCGACCCCGACGCGCCCCGGTCACCGGACGGGACCGGACATCTCGGGTACACCGAGTGGCGTGACCTGGATGCCGCCCTCCGTTTCGCCGTCCGCAACGGGGCGAACCAGGTCGTTCTCCTCGGCTGGTCCACCGGAGCGACCATGGCCCTGCACGCTGCCGCCAACTCGGCCCTGCGCGGGAGGATCAACGGCCTCGTACTGGACTCTCCGGTGCTCGACCGGGGGGCCACCCTGCGGGCCTTGGCCGCGACCCACCACCTTCCCGCCCCACTGCTGCCCCTGGCCGTCAAGGCCGCCCAGAGCAAGGCGGGTCTCCTTGGCGACCAGCCCTTCCCCGCGGGAGACACGCAGCTCCCCGAGGTGCCGACCTTGATCATCCACGGACCCGATGACACCGTCGCGCCCTGGCGGTCCTCACGTGACCTCGCTGCCCGCCGACCCGAGCTGATCCAGCTCCACACCGTCCGCAACGCCCCCCATGCGGCGATGTGGAACGCGGACCCGGCACGCTACGAAGAGGCCCTCCGTCGGTTCCTCACCCCTTTGATGTAA
- a CDS encoding SDR family oxidoreductase yields the protein MDLGLKDRVYVVTGASRGLGNAVARALVAEGAKTVISGRDEKTVTDAAAELGASAVGAAVDNADPEAAERLIAMARAHFGRFDGVLISVGGPAPGFAADNTDEQWRTAFESVFLGAVRMARTAAAALQEGGVIGFVLSGSVYEPIPGLTISNGLRPGLAGFAKSLSIELGPQGIRVVGLLPGRMDTDRIRELDALSGDADAARAGSESRIPLRRYGTPEEFGTVAAFALSPAASYLTGVMLPVDGGARHAF from the coding sequence ATGGATCTTGGACTCAAGGACCGCGTCTACGTGGTGACAGGTGCCTCACGAGGCTTGGGGAACGCCGTGGCGCGCGCCCTGGTCGCGGAGGGCGCGAAGACCGTGATCAGCGGACGCGACGAAAAGACGGTGACGGACGCCGCCGCCGAGTTGGGCGCCTCGGCGGTCGGAGCTGCCGTGGACAACGCCGACCCCGAGGCGGCCGAGCGGCTGATCGCGATGGCCCGGGCACACTTCGGACGGTTCGACGGGGTGCTGATCAGCGTGGGCGGCCCGGCACCGGGGTTCGCCGCCGACAACACCGACGAGCAGTGGCGGACGGCGTTCGAGTCGGTGTTCCTGGGTGCCGTACGGATGGCGCGCACAGCCGCGGCTGCCCTCCAGGAGGGCGGGGTGATCGGGTTCGTGCTCTCCGGGTCGGTCTACGAGCCGATCCCGGGGCTGACGATCTCCAACGGACTGCGACCGGGGCTCGCCGGGTTCGCCAAATCCCTCTCGATCGAGCTCGGTCCGCAGGGCATCCGGGTGGTGGGACTGCTGCCGGGGCGGATGGACACGGACCGGATCCGGGAGTTGGACGCGCTCTCGGGGGATGCGGACGCCGCACGGGCAGGATCCGAATCCCGTATCCCCCTGCGCAGGTACGGGACCCCCGAGGAGTTCGGGACCGTGGCGGCCTTCGCGCTGTCGCCGGCCGCCTCCTATCTGACGGGAGTGATGCTCCCGGTGGACGGCGGCGCACGGCACGCGTTCTGA